From Polaribacter butkevichii, a single genomic window includes:
- a CDS encoding four helix bundle protein has translation MKRHNFKKLQIWQEAIELVTLNYKFTSTLPDYERFGLISQLNRCAVSIPSNISEGTSKRTNKHFVTFLEHSLGSAFEWETQLIICNNLNFISNETFIDFEKRIQKLQQKISNFIDSLDK, from the coding sequence ATGAAAAGACATAATTTTAAAAAGTTACAAATTTGGCAAGAGGCAATAGAATTAGTTACTTTAAATTATAAATTCACTTCAACATTGCCAGATTACGAGAGGTTTGGTTTGATTAGTCAATTAAATAGATGTGCTGTTTCTATTCCTTCAAATATATCTGAAGGGACAAGTAAAAGAACAAATAAACATTTTGTTACTTTTTTAGAGCATAGTTTAGGTTCTGCTTTTGAATGGGAAACTCAACTTATAATATGTAATAATTTAAACTTTATTTCTAATGAAACTTTTATCGATTTTGAAAAAAGAATCCAAAAATTACAACAAAAAATATCAAATTTCATAGATTCGTTAGACAAGTGA
- the coaD gene encoding pantetheine-phosphate adenylyltransferase, which translates to MKRAIFPGSFDPITLGHYDIIERGVKLFDELIIAIGINADKKYMFSLEERKKFIEDCFAHEPKIKVVTYEGLTVDFCQKNNVDFIFRGLRNPADFEFEKAIAHTNRDLAPIETVFLLTAASTSYISSSIVRDVIRNNGDYTKLVPKPVRVK; encoded by the coding sequence ATGAAAAGAGCAATTTTTCCAGGATCATTTGATCCAATCACATTAGGTCATTATGATATTATAGAGCGCGGTGTCAAATTGTTCGATGAACTTATTATTGCCATTGGTATCAATGCCGATAAAAAATACATGTTTTCTTTAGAGGAACGTAAAAAGTTTATTGAAGACTGTTTTGCGCACGAACCAAAAATTAAAGTAGTAACCTACGAAGGGTTAACGGTAGATTTTTGCCAAAAAAACAATGTAGATTTTATTTTTAGAGGCTTAAGAAACCCCGCAGATTTCGAATTCGAAAAAGCAATTGCCCACACCAATAGAGATTTAGCACCTATAGAAACAGTATTTTTACTTACGGCAGCAAGTACATCTTATATATCATCATCTATTGTTAGAGATGTAATTAGAAACAATGGAGATTATACAAAATTAGTACCCAAACCGGTAAGAGTTAAATAA